The DNA segment GGCGACAGCCTTGTGATCGAAGTGACCGGGGTCAAGGACGATGGAACGCGGACGGGCTTTACGGTGAATCTGAGGCGGATTCGGTAGGACAGATCGGCGCGGCTACACCTCTTCGGCGTCCGGAGTCGAGGTCGCGGCATCAGGGTGAAGCTTGATTTCGAATATCCTCAGCAGCGTCACGAATATCGCCGCCACAATGGGTCCGAGGATCACGCCGAGCAGCCCGAACATCGCAATCCCCCCCATGATGGAGAAAAACAGCAGCAGGGGGTGCATCGATGCTTTACCGGCGATCAGCATCGGACGGAGGATATTGTCGATCTGGCTAATGACGATGGTGCCGAACGCGAGCACGATCAGTCCCTTACCCCACGCGCCGGTGAGCGCGAGTATGAAGGCCGCCGGGATGAAGACGACAAACGCTCCGAGCACCGGGATGATCGATAGAAACGCCATCACCGCTCCCCAGAACACGGCCGACGGTATCCCGACCGCCCAGAACAGGATCCCGCCCAGCAGCCCCTGGATCAGCGCGACCACTATTCCCCCGTACATGGTCGCCTGAATGATGTCGTGCAACTGACGGAACGTTATGTTGATCTGTGTCGACGTCAGCGGCATGAGACGGCGGACGCGCTCGATCAACTGCGCGCCGTCTTTGAAAAAGTAGTACATCGTAAACATCATCAGCACGAAATAGAAGACCGCCTGCGCGCCGTTGGCGAGCAGGTTTCGGGTCTGCGCCACCAGTACGCTGGAGACCGCGTCGATCGCGTCCTTGGCGATTGCTTCGATATTGATCGTGCTCACGTCATAGTACTTGCTGAGCTGTTCCTTGAGCCCCTGCATCCACGGCAGGTTGAATGAAAACATCTGGTTCAACTGCCCGGACTTGTACATCTCGTTGATATAGGTGACCGCGTCGCCGGCCTCGGACACCAGCGCCACTCCCAGGTAGCCCACCGGACCTATAATCAGCAGCAGAATCATGATGCACATGATAAGCGACGCCACCCCCTTGCGGCGTACGCGTGGCAGCAGACGTTCGTACAGCGGGTAGAACAGGA comes from the Candidatus Zixiibacteriota bacterium genome and includes:
- a CDS encoding AI-2E family transporter produces the protein MKREHVLISLFFLVAAASFYLFYRVIVPFFVPICWAGVFVILFYPLYERLLPRVRRKGVASLIMCIMILLLIIGPVGYLGVALVSEAGDAVTYINEMYKSGQLNQMFSFNLPWMQGLKEQLSKYYDVSTINIEAIAKDAIDAVSSVLVAQTRNLLANGAQAVFYFVLMMFTMYYFFKDGAQLIERVRRLMPLTSTQINITFRQLHDIIQATMYGGIVVALIQGLLGGILFWAVGIPSAVFWGAVMAFLSIIPVLGAFVVFIPAAFILALTGAWGKGLIVLAFGTIVISQIDNILRPMLIAGKASMHPLLLFFSIMGGIAMFGLLGVILGPIVAAIFVTLLRIFEIKLHPDAATSTPDAEEV